The following coding sequences are from one Streptomyces angustmyceticus window:
- a CDS encoding pyridoxine/pyridoxamine 5'-phosphate oxidase, with protein MADHPGHQDTPDATPTGAAAPPHARHSDTAESRAFRELLRGLRVWDVELPSFDPAAAPDDPLPLFRQWLREAAEAGVPEPHTMTLATADASGDPSVRTLMLHDADERGWHFASHRGSRKGRELAVRPRAALGFYWAAVGRQVRVRGSVTAAGPEESAADLHRRSTGALAAALVGRQSEALGSTAELARASDAAWERARREPEAPVPSWTLYVLRAEEVEFFQGDARRRHVRLNYRYEGEGWAKELLWP; from the coding sequence ATGGCTGATCACCCCGGGCACCAGGACACGCCGGATGCCACGCCCACCGGCGCCGCCGCGCCCCCGCACGCGCGCCACTCCGACACCGCGGAGTCCCGCGCGTTCCGTGAGCTGCTGCGCGGGCTGCGGGTCTGGGACGTCGAGCTGCCGTCGTTCGACCCGGCGGCGGCGCCGGACGACCCGCTGCCGCTGTTCCGGCAGTGGCTGCGGGAGGCCGCCGAGGCCGGTGTCCCCGAGCCGCACACCATGACGCTGGCCACGGCCGACGCGTCCGGCGACCCCTCCGTGCGGACCCTGATGCTGCACGACGCCGACGAGCGCGGCTGGCACTTCGCCTCGCACCGCGGCAGCCGTAAGGGCCGCGAACTGGCGGTGCGGCCGCGCGCCGCGCTCGGCTTCTACTGGGCGGCGGTCGGCCGTCAGGTACGGGTCCGGGGGTCGGTGACCGCGGCGGGCCCCGAGGAGAGCGCGGCCGATCTGCACCGTCGTTCCACGGGCGCGCTGGCCGCGGCGCTGGTCGGGCGGCAGAGCGAGGCGCTCGGCTCGACGGCGGAGCTGGCCCGCGCCTCCGACGCCGCGTGGGAGCGGGCCCGGCGCGAGCCGGAGGCCCCGGTGCCGAGCTGGACGCTGTACGTGCTGCGCGCCGAGGAGGTCGAGTTCTTCCAGGGCGATGCGCGGCGGCGCCACGTACGTCTCAACTACCGCTACGAGGGCGAGGGCTGGGCGAAGGAGCTGCTCTGGCCGTGA
- a CDS encoding FAD-dependent monooxygenase, with translation MPGTDSSPRADSSPGTATRRTVLISGASIAGPALAHWLHRYGFAVTVVERAPALRTGGYKVDIRGAAIEVADRMGILEDIRRASTDMRGGAYVNDDGKRIASLPADIFGARTGRDDEIMRGDLARILYERTRAGVEYLFGDSIASLIPVAPTAAAEPGASTAPDGWRAGDDGAGVEVTFEHAAPRRFDLVVGADGLHSTVRRLAFGPEEQFLRHLGAYISAFSLPNDLGLDREELYHAQPGRLICAYRCAGDPAAKGWLSFRSPRLSYDHRDREPQLALLEAAFAGMGTDGARGWREVPRLLAAAREADDFYFDGMYLIEMDRWSRGRVVLLGDAAHCASPASGQGTGMALVGAYVLAGELAADGQGPGEALRRYEAEMRGYVAVNHALARKFARDMTADTRRQIRFRHLMMRMLPHMPWKNLVAKKIAEDVQRGANAITLKDYPVPATPLTSGATRATPMSPASPTPSASPTPSASPAPSGAAAGPVPSAAGPTYAA, from the coding sequence ATGCCCGGCACCGACTCATCGCCCCGCGCCGACTCCTCACCCGGCACCGCCACCCGCCGGACCGTGCTGATCTCCGGCGCGAGCATCGCCGGCCCGGCGCTCGCCCACTGGCTGCACCGCTACGGCTTCGCGGTGACCGTCGTCGAGCGTGCCCCCGCACTGCGGACCGGCGGCTACAAGGTCGACATCCGGGGCGCGGCGATCGAGGTCGCCGACCGGATGGGGATCCTGGAGGACATCCGGCGCGCCAGTACGGACATGCGCGGCGGTGCGTATGTGAACGACGACGGCAAGCGGATCGCCTCCCTCCCCGCCGACATCTTCGGCGCCCGGACCGGCCGGGACGACGAGATCATGCGCGGCGATCTGGCACGCATCCTCTACGAACGCACCCGGGCGGGCGTCGAGTACCTCTTCGGCGACTCGATCGCCTCCCTCATACCCGTCGCCCCGACCGCCGCCGCGGAGCCCGGCGCATCGACCGCGCCGGACGGGTGGCGCGCCGGCGACGATGGCGCCGGCGTCGAGGTCACCTTCGAGCATGCCGCTCCCCGTCGCTTCGACCTCGTCGTCGGCGCGGACGGCCTGCACTCCACCGTCCGGCGGCTGGCCTTCGGCCCCGAGGAGCAGTTCCTGCGGCACCTCGGGGCCTACATCTCCGCCTTCTCCCTGCCGAACGACCTGGGCCTGGACCGCGAGGAGCTGTACCACGCCCAGCCCGGCCGGCTGATCTGCGCCTACCGCTGCGCCGGGGACCCGGCGGCCAAGGGCTGGCTCTCCTTCCGCTCGCCACGGCTGAGCTACGACCACCGCGACCGGGAACCGCAACTGGCCCTGCTGGAGGCCGCGTTCGCGGGGATGGGCACCGACGGGGCCCGCGGCTGGCGGGAGGTCCCACGGCTGCTCGCCGCGGCCCGCGAGGCGGACGACTTCTACTTCGACGGGATGTATCTGATCGAGATGGACCGCTGGTCGCGCGGCCGGGTGGTGCTGCTCGGCGACGCCGCGCACTGCGCCTCGCCCGCGTCGGGCCAGGGCACGGGGATGGCGCTGGTCGGGGCGTACGTCCTGGCCGGGGAGCTGGCGGCGGACGGCCAGGGGCCGGGCGAGGCGTTGCGGCGCTACGAAGCGGAGATGCGCGGCTATGTCGCGGTCAACCACGCGCTGGCACGGAAGTTCGCCCGGGACATGACGGCGGACACCCGCCGCCAGATCCGGTTCCGGCACCTGATGATGCGGATGCTGCCCCACATGCCGTGGAAGAACCTGGTCGCGAAGAAGATCGCCGAGGACGTGCAGCGCGGGGCCAACGCGATCACGCTCAAGGACTATCCGGTGCCGGCGACCCCACTGACCTCAGGGGCGACACGGGCAACGCCGATGTCACCGGCGTCACCGACGCCATCGGCATCACCGACACCATCGGCGTCACCGGCACCGAGCGGGGCGGCAGCCGGCCCCGTCCCCTCCGCCGCAGGTCCCACGTACGCTGCCTGA
- a CDS encoding VOC family protein, with the protein MSRISTNQPLGTPAWIDLGVPDLDRAKTFYGALFGWEYEERSAATGPFTLCLLRGRRVAALRPVSAADVEGESWWHVHVATDDCDRTAKQIVVHGGSVLAAPEDVADLGRTAVVADPTGARFSLWQGRLLPGCELVNEPCTLVRNDLACPDPGPARRFYAAVFDFTLDGNDDLPDFDFTFLRRPDGHEIGGVFGDPAATASRWQTVFEVADTDEAVARALAAGGTAGTPEDAPYGRMAPITDPFGTSFSVITRPPAAG; encoded by the coding sequence TTGAGCAGGATCAGTACCAACCAGCCGCTCGGAACGCCGGCCTGGATCGATCTCGGGGTCCCCGACCTCGACCGTGCGAAGACGTTCTACGGCGCGCTCTTCGGCTGGGAGTACGAGGAGCGGTCGGCGGCGACCGGCCCCTTCACCCTGTGTCTGCTGCGGGGCCGGCGGGTGGCGGCGCTGCGGCCCGTTTCGGCCGCCGACGTCGAGGGCGAGTCCTGGTGGCACGTCCATGTCGCCACCGACGACTGCGACCGGACGGCCAAGCAGATCGTCGTCCACGGCGGAAGCGTGCTCGCGGCGCCCGAGGACGTGGCGGACCTGGGCCGTACGGCCGTCGTGGCGGACCCCACCGGTGCCCGCTTCAGCCTCTGGCAGGGGCGTTTGCTGCCGGGCTGCGAACTGGTCAACGAGCCCTGCACCCTGGTCCGCAACGACCTCGCGTGCCCGGACCCCGGCCCCGCCCGCCGCTTCTACGCCGCCGTCTTCGACTTCACCCTCGACGGCAACGACGACCTCCCCGACTTCGACTTCACCTTCCTGCGCCGCCCCGACGGTCATGAGATCGGCGGCGTCTTCGGCGATCCGGCGGCCACCGCGTCCCGTTGGCAGACGGTGTTCGAGGTCGCGGACACCGACGAGGCGGTGGCCCGCGCCCTCGCCGCGGGAGGTACCGCGGGCACCCCTGAGGACGCCCCCTACGGGCGCATGGCCCCGATCACCGACCCCTTCGGAACGTCCTTCAGCGTCATCACCCGCCCACCGGCGGCCGGTTAG
- a CDS encoding macrolide family glycosyltransferase, which translates to MIGAPMVSHVLPSLEIIRELVARGHRVTYANTDHVADLIAPTGAEFVRCTSTLPVVDNDWPQDPIAAASLFLDDAIAVLPQLRAAYDDDPADLYLYDVAAYAARALAEAQGRDLVQLSPTYVGWEGAQEEIGAQLAALPGADAYRARFADWLAGCGAVTTDVDEFSGRPRRALAMIPRAMQPCADRVDAAKVTFVGPCLGSRAEQGGWTRPAGAEKVLLVSLGSAFTRQPEFYRQCVAAFGDLPGWHVVLQIGRYTDPAELGDRIPANIEVRSWVPQLAVLEQADAFVTHAGMGGSSEGLYTGVPMIAVPQGAEQFANADRLVELGVARRLDTADATARSLRRALTELTTDPRVAARSAALRAEARAAGGARRAADLIEERLG; encoded by the coding sequence ATGATCGGCGCGCCCATGGTCAGCCATGTGCTGCCCAGTCTGGAGATCATCCGGGAGCTGGTGGCCCGCGGCCATCGTGTGACGTACGCGAACACCGACCACGTGGCCGACCTCATCGCCCCCACCGGCGCCGAGTTCGTCCGCTGCACCTCCACTCTCCCGGTCGTCGACAACGACTGGCCGCAGGACCCCATCGCCGCCGCCTCGCTCTTCCTCGACGACGCGATCGCGGTACTGCCGCAGTTGCGCGCCGCGTACGACGACGACCCCGCCGACCTCTACCTCTACGACGTCGCCGCCTACGCCGCCCGTGCGCTGGCCGAGGCGCAGGGCCGCGACCTCGTCCAGCTGTCCCCGACCTATGTGGGCTGGGAGGGTGCGCAGGAGGAGATCGGCGCGCAGTTGGCCGCCCTGCCCGGGGCGGACGCCTACCGCGCGCGGTTCGCCGACTGGCTGGCCGGGTGCGGTGCCGTCACCACCGACGTGGACGAGTTCTCCGGCAGGCCGCGGCGGGCGCTGGCGATGATCCCGCGCGCCATGCAGCCGTGTGCGGACCGGGTCGATGCCGCCAAGGTGACCTTCGTCGGCCCGTGCCTGGGCAGCCGTGCGGAGCAGGGCGGCTGGACGCGGCCGGCCGGTGCCGAGAAGGTGCTGCTGGTGTCGCTGGGCTCGGCTTTCACCAGGCAGCCGGAGTTCTACCGGCAGTGCGTGGCGGCGTTCGGGGACCTGCCGGGGTGGCATGTGGTGCTGCAGATCGGCAGGTACACCGACCCGGCGGAGCTGGGGGACCGTATCCCCGCGAACATCGAAGTGCGGTCGTGGGTCCCGCAGTTGGCAGTGCTGGAGCAGGCGGACGCGTTTGTGACGCATGCCGGGATGGGCGGCAGCAGCGAGGGGCTCTACACGGGAGTGCCGATGATCGCCGTTCCCCAGGGCGCCGAGCAGTTCGCCAACGCAGACCGGCTGGTGGAGCTGGGCGTCGCCCGGCGCCTCGACACCGCGGACGCCACGGCCCGGTCCCTGCGCCGCGCCCTGACGGAACTCACCACCGATCCGCGGGTCGCCGCGCGCTCGGCCGCGCTACGGGCGGAAGCCCGCGCGGCAGGGGGCGCCCGCCGGGCCGCTGACCTGATCGAGGAGCGGCTGGGCTGA
- a CDS encoding thiolase C-terminal domain-containing protein translates to MTPGTPYGNRKVAVAGVALSDCGRVDDATPYALHAQAARRALADSGLDRSVIDGFASAGLGTLAPVEVAEYLGLHPTWVDSTSVGGSTWEVLAAHAADAIAAGHANAVLLVYGSTARADIKAGRRTANLSFGSRGPLQFEVPYGHTLIAKYAMAARRHMHQYGTTLEQLAQIAVQARANAAANPDAMYREPITVDDVLSGPVIADPFTKLHCCIRSDGGCAVLLVAEDYVPDLAKPPVWVLGSGTAVSHAAMSEWDDFTVSPAAVSGRLAFERAGVRPAEIDLAELYDAFTYMTLVTLEDLGFCAKGEGGAFVEKGRLLRDGELPVNTDGGGLAACHPGMRGLFLLVEAVRQLRGEAGPDRQVRKAGGVLPQLAVASGTGGWFCSSGTVVLGRG, encoded by the coding sequence ATGACCCCAGGCACCCCTTACGGGAATCGCAAGGTCGCCGTCGCCGGAGTGGCCCTGTCCGATTGCGGGCGCGTGGACGACGCCACCCCCTATGCCCTGCACGCCCAGGCCGCGCGCCGGGCACTCGCCGACAGCGGGCTGGACCGTTCGGTGATCGACGGCTTCGCGTCGGCCGGCCTGGGGACCCTCGCGCCCGTCGAAGTCGCCGAGTACCTGGGGCTGCACCCCACCTGGGTCGATTCGACCTCGGTCGGCGGCTCCACCTGGGAAGTCCTGGCCGCGCACGCCGCCGACGCGATCGCCGCGGGCCACGCCAACGCCGTCCTCCTCGTCTACGGCTCCACTGCCCGCGCCGACATCAAGGCCGGGCGCCGCACCGCGAACCTCTCCTTCGGGTCGCGCGGCCCCCTGCAGTTCGAGGTCCCCTACGGGCACACCCTGATCGCCAAATACGCCATGGCCGCCCGCCGCCATATGCACCAATACGGCACCACACTGGAGCAGTTGGCCCAGATAGCCGTCCAGGCACGGGCCAACGCGGCGGCCAACCCGGATGCCATGTACCGCGAGCCGATCACCGTCGACGACGTCCTGTCCGGCCCGGTAATCGCCGACCCGTTCACCAAACTGCACTGCTGCATCCGCTCCGACGGCGGCTGCGCGGTCCTGCTCGTCGCCGAGGACTACGTACCGGACCTCGCCAAGCCGCCGGTATGGGTGCTGGGCTCCGGCACCGCCGTCTCGCACGCCGCCATGTCGGAGTGGGACGACTTCACCGTCTCACCCGCGGCGGTCTCCGGCCGTCTGGCCTTCGAACGCGCCGGTGTCCGCCCCGCCGAGATCGACCTCGCCGAGCTCTACGACGCCTTCACCTATATGACCCTGGTGACGCTGGAGGACCTGGGCTTCTGCGCCAAGGGGGAGGGCGGCGCGTTCGTCGAGAAGGGGCGGCTGCTGCGGGACGGGGAGTTGCCGGTCAACACCGACGGGGGCGGGCTGGCCGCCTGCCATCCCGGTATGCGCGGGCTGTTCCTGCTGGTCGAGGCGGTACGGCAGCTCCGCGGCGAGGCCGGCCCGGACCGCCAGGTGCGCAAAGCCGGCGGCGTGCTGCCCCAGCTCGCGGTCGCCTCGGGCACGGGCGGCTGGTTCTGCTCGTCGGGGACGGTGGTGTTGGGGCGGGGGTGA
- a CDS encoding dirigent protein → MRVFKHLALSAVTGLAALLFCAPSASAAAGAGRGPNPPGEEVLQLVAKQTQGGLVDVDGSGGPSLGDEYVLSGDLFRGSTAVGTYSEICTLTRFVPTDQFDLQCAADLALSQGQITVQGRFTVTTAGPGNIDLAITGGTGRYRTAHGYVHAVNVTDTETRLTVHLTL, encoded by the coding sequence GTGCGCGTCTTCAAGCATCTCGCCCTCAGTGCGGTCACCGGATTGGCCGCCCTGCTTTTCTGTGCGCCCTCGGCATCGGCTGCGGCCGGTGCCGGACGCGGGCCGAATCCCCCGGGAGAGGAGGTCCTCCAACTGGTCGCCAAGCAGACGCAGGGCGGTCTCGTCGATGTGGACGGATCGGGCGGGCCGAGTCTGGGTGACGAATACGTCCTCAGCGGGGACCTCTTCCGCGGCAGCACCGCGGTCGGCACGTACAGCGAGATCTGCACACTGACCCGCTTCGTCCCCACCGACCAGTTCGACCTGCAGTGCGCGGCGGACCTGGCCCTCTCCCAAGGGCAGATCACCGTGCAGGGCCGGTTCACCGTCACCACGGCCGGCCCCGGAAACATCGATCTGGCGATCACCGGAGGCACCGGCCGCTACCGCACGGCCCACGGCTACGTCCACGCCGTCAACGTGACCGACACGGAAACGCGCCTCACGGTCCATCTCACCCTCTGA
- a CDS encoding acyl-CoA dehydrogenase family protein yields the protein MDAAFTEEQQEIRRTLRALLLKRCGPDEVKAAVRTPPGYDEGLWRQLATQLGLPGLALPAAYGGVDCGPTELALACEETGRAVLPSPLVATAALAAPLILALGGERRRAELLPALATGERTATLVVPGGRLATALALTGPNDGDWAGGGRAGGIQARRQDGTWRLYGEAGQVLNGHTADVLVVAAHTGGFARGRTLLFLVRATASGPAAPSDTRRAGRAEGAEGAEEAHGAGAFGGADVPGLLRTRQTALDETRPQARLELRDVPAELLGEEGEDGGGDAAAVAAALAATGVTAAAVLAAEAVGAADAALARTVAHVRQREQFGRPIGSFQAVQHRLADLYVLLQAARSAAYYAAWSAGGGRAGGGGATGAYGAAEPGVGALALAQALETLRAVAAEAVQLHGGIGFTWEHEAHLYFKRAACDELLLGPAHRLRARAAEEAGLFTDGARETGGGGGAGGGRGPGDSRGADGHQAAPAPPGVGEAPERGRAAEAVEA from the coding sequence ATGGATGCCGCGTTCACCGAGGAGCAGCAGGAAATCCGCCGTACGCTGCGCGCACTGCTGCTCAAGCGCTGTGGTCCGGACGAGGTCAAGGCGGCCGTACGCACCCCACCCGGCTACGACGAGGGCCTCTGGCGGCAGCTCGCCACCCAGCTCGGCCTGCCGGGCCTGGCCCTGCCCGCCGCCTACGGGGGAGTGGACTGCGGGCCCACCGAACTCGCCCTGGCCTGCGAGGAGACCGGCCGCGCCGTTCTGCCCTCGCCGCTGGTCGCCACCGCCGCGCTGGCCGCGCCGCTGATCCTCGCGCTGGGCGGCGAACGCCGGCGCGCCGAACTCCTGCCGGCCCTCGCCACCGGGGAGCGCACCGCAACGCTCGTCGTACCGGGCGGGCGGCTGGCCACCGCCCTGGCGCTGACCGGGCCGAACGACGGCGACTGGGCGGGCGGCGGCCGGGCCGGCGGAATCCAGGCGCGGCGGCAGGACGGAACCTGGCGGCTGTACGGGGAGGCCGGGCAGGTGCTGAACGGCCACACCGCCGACGTGCTCGTGGTGGCCGCGCACACCGGAGGGTTCGCACGCGGCCGCACCCTGCTCTTCCTCGTACGGGCGACGGCCTCCGGCCCGGCGGCCCCGTCGGACACCCGGCGCGCCGGAAGGGCAGAAGGGGCGGAGGGGGCGGAGGAGGCCCATGGGGCCGGTGCATTCGGCGGTGCCGACGTGCCCGGTCTGCTGCGCACCCGGCAGACGGCGCTGGACGAGACCCGTCCGCAGGCGCGCCTCGAACTGCGCGACGTCCCGGCGGAATTGCTGGGGGAGGAAGGCGAGGACGGGGGCGGGGACGCGGCGGCGGTGGCCGCCGCGCTCGCCGCGACCGGGGTGACGGCGGCCGCGGTGCTGGCCGCCGAGGCGGTGGGGGCGGCCGACGCCGCGCTGGCCCGTACCGTCGCCCACGTCCGGCAGCGCGAGCAGTTCGGCCGGCCCATCGGGTCGTTCCAGGCCGTGCAGCACCGGCTCGCCGATCTGTATGTGCTGCTCCAGGCGGCGCGCTCGGCGGCGTACTACGCGGCCTGGTCGGCGGGCGGCGGCCGGGCCGGGGGCGGGGGCGCCACGGGCGCGTACGGTGCGGCCGAGCCCGGGGTGGGGGCGCTCGCGCTGGCGCAGGCGCTGGAGACGCTGCGTGCGGTGGCGGCCGAGGCGGTGCAGCTGCACGGCGGCATCGGCTTCACCTGGGAACACGAGGCGCACCTGTACTTCAAACGGGCGGCCTGCGACGAACTGCTGCTGGGCCCCGCCCACCGCCTCCGGGCCCGGGCCGCCGAGGAGGCGGGCCTGTTCACGGACGGGGCACGTGAGACCGGCGGAGGCGGAGGAGCCGGCGGAGGCCGAGGGCCCGGCGACAGCCGTGGTGCGGACGGTCACCAAGCGGCACCCGCGCCCCCAGGGGTCGGCGAGGCGCCTGAAAGGGGCCGGGCCGCAGAGGCGGTCGAGGCGTGA
- a CDS encoding nitroreductase family deazaflavin-dependent oxidoreductase — MSGERLVQKVSATRAFARIAPHVVPALDRAVHRLTRGKVLLSARMLPGVVLTATGARSGLPRRTPLACVPEKEGGWLLVGSNFGRPGHPAWTGNLLKNPEAEVSWRGRDIPVRARLLTGEERALAWRAALEFWPPYAAYQARVAREIRLFRLERR; from the coding sequence CTGTCGGGGGAGCGCTTGGTGCAGAAGGTCTCCGCGACCCGTGCGTTCGCCCGGATCGCGCCGCACGTCGTTCCCGCGCTGGACCGTGCCGTGCACCGGCTGACCCGGGGAAAGGTGCTGCTCAGCGCGCGGATGCTGCCGGGTGTGGTGCTGACCGCGACCGGGGCCAGGAGCGGGCTGCCGCGGCGTACTCCGCTGGCGTGCGTGCCGGAGAAGGAGGGCGGCTGGCTGCTGGTGGGCAGCAACTTCGGGCGGCCGGGGCATCCGGCGTGGACCGGCAACCTGCTGAAGAACCCGGAGGCCGAGGTGAGTTGGCGCGGCCGGGACATCCCGGTGCGGGCCCGGCTGCTCACCGGCGAGGAACGGGCGCTGGCCTGGCGGGCGGCGCTGGAGTTCTGGCCGCCGTACGCCGCGTATCAGGCGCGGGTGGCGCGGGAGATCCGGCTGTTCCGGCTGGAGCGGCGGTGA
- a CDS encoding TetR family transcriptional regulator: MTGQVRTVDGRVAGRRGQATRQKLLDCLSEMLSSSPYRDVKVIDVARKAGTSPATFYQYFPDVEGAVLEIAEEMAKEGATLTDLVAGRSWVGKSAWQAAEDLVEGFLSFWRKHDAILRVIDLGAAEGDKRFYKIRMKILNAVTNSLTDSIKELQSKGKVDKDVSAPAMAGSLVAMLAAVAGHQKGFQSWGVKQAELKPNLALLVHLGITGKKPTK; this comes from the coding sequence ATGACAGGACAAGTTCGAACCGTCGACGGCAGAGTTGCCGGCCGCCGCGGACAGGCGACGCGGCAAAAGCTTCTCGACTGCCTCAGCGAAATGCTCAGTTCGTCCCCCTATCGGGACGTCAAGGTCATCGATGTAGCCCGAAAAGCGGGGACTTCACCCGCAACGTTCTATCAGTACTTCCCGGACGTCGAGGGCGCCGTCCTCGAAATCGCCGAGGAGATGGCCAAAGAAGGCGCCACTCTGACCGATCTTGTCGCCGGACGCTCCTGGGTGGGCAAGTCCGCCTGGCAGGCGGCGGAGGATCTGGTCGAGGGCTTCCTCTCCTTCTGGCGGAAGCACGACGCGATTCTGCGCGTGATCGACCTGGGTGCCGCCGAAGGCGACAAGCGGTTCTACAAGATCCGCATGAAGATCCTTAATGCCGTCACCAACTCCCTTACCGATTCGATCAAGGAACTGCAGAGCAAGGGCAAGGTCGACAAGGACGTGAGTGCGCCCGCGATGGCGGGTTCGCTCGTCGCGATGCTGGCGGCGGTCGCCGGGCACCAGAAGGGCTTCCAGAGCTGGGGCGTCAAACAGGCCGAGCTCAAGCCGAATCTGGCGCTGCTGGTGCACCTCGGCATCACCGGCAAGAAGCCGACCAAATAA